One genomic segment of Pongo pygmaeus isolate AG05252 chromosome 19, NHGRI_mPonPyg2-v2.0_pri, whole genome shotgun sequence includes these proteins:
- the CASKIN2 gene encoding caskin-2 isoform X1: MGREQDLILAVKNGDVTGVQKLVAKVKATKTKLLGSTKRLNVNYQDADGFSALHHAALGGSLELIALLLEAQATVDIKDSNGMRPLHYAAWQGRLEPVKLLLRASAAVNAASLDGQIPLHLAAQYGHYEVSEMLLQHQSNPCLVNKAKKTPLDLACEFGRLKVAQLLLNSHLCVALLEGEAKDPCDPNYTTPLHLAAKNGHREVIRPPAVSTRSCPTSLVTPPVHCRQLLRAGIEINRQTKTGTALHEAALYGKTEVVRLLLEGGVDVNIRNTYNQTALDIVNQFTTSQASREIKQLLREASGILKVRALKDFWNLHDPTALNVRAGDVITVLEQHPDGRWKGHIHESQRGTDRIGYFPPGIVEVVSKRVGVPAARLPSAPTPLRPGFSRTPQPPAEEPPHPLTYSQLPRVGLSPDSPAGDRNSVGSEGSVGSIRSAGSGQSSEGTNGHGPGLLIENAQPLPSAGEDQVLPGLHPPSLADNLSHRPLANCRSGEQIFTQDVRPEQLLEGKDAQAIHNWLSEFQLEGYTAHFLQAGYDVPTISRMTPEDLTAIGVTKPGHRKKIASEIAQLSIAEWLPSYIPTDLLEWLCALGLPQYHKQLVSSGYDSMGLVADLTWEELQEIGVNKLGHQKKLMLGVKRLAELRRGLLQGEALSEGGRRLAKGPELMAIEGLENGEGPATAGPRLLTFQGSELSPELQAAMAGGGPEPLPLPPARSPSQESIGARSQGSGHSQEQPAPQPSGGDPSTPQERNLPEGTERPPKLCASLPGQGPPPYVFMYPQGSPSSPAPGPPPGAPWAFSYLAGPPATPPDPPRPKRRSHSLSRPGPTEGDAEGEAEGPVGSTLGSYATLTRRPGRSALVRTSPSVTPTPARGTPRSQSFALRARRKGPPPPPPKRLSSVSGPSPEPPPLDGSPGPKEGATGPRRRTLSEPAGPSEPPGPPAPAGPASDTEEEEPGPEGTPPSRGSSGEGLPFAEEGNLTIKQRPKPAGPPPRETPVPPGLDFNLTESDTVKRRPKCREREPLQTALLAFGVAGATPGPAAPLPSPTPGESPPASSLPQPEPSSLPAQGVPTPLAPSPAMQPPVPPCPGPGLESSAASRWNGETEPPAAPAALLKVPGAGTAPKPVSVACTQLAFSGPKLAPRLGPRPVPPPRPESTGTVGPGQAQQRLEQTSSSLAAALRAAEKSIGTKEQEGAPSASTKHILDDISTMFDALADQLDAMLD; encoded by the exons AGCTCCTGGGCTCCACAAAGAGGCTCAACGTGAACTACCAGGATGCTGATGG ATTCTCTGCCCTCCACCACGCGGCTTTGGGGGGCAGCCTGGAGCTCATAGCCTTGCTGCTAGAGGCTCAGGCCACTGTTGACATCAAGGACAGCAATG GCATGCGCCCGCTGCACTACGCAGCCTGGCAGGGCCGGCTGGAGCCTGTGAAGCTGCTGCTGCGCGCCTCTGCGGCCGTCAATGCCGCCTCGCTGGACGGACAGATCCCCCTGCACCTGGCGGCACAGTATGGACATTATGAGGTG TCAGAAATGCTCCTCCAGCATCAGTCCAACCCATGCCTGGTCAACAAGGCCAAGAAGACGCCCCTGGACCTGGCCTGTGAATTTGGCCGACTCAAG GTGGCCCAGCTGCTTCTCAACAGCCACTTATGTGTGGCACTGCTGGAGGGCGAGGCCAAAGACCCATGTGACCCCAACTACACCACGCCCCTGCACTTGGCTGCCAAGAATGGCCACAGAGAAGTCATCAG gccccCAGCAGTCAGCACCCGCTCCTGCCCCACCTCCCTCGTGACTCCCCCCGTCCACTGCAGGCAGCTCCTGAGAGCTGGGATCGAGATCAACCGCCAGACCAAGACGGGGACGGCGCTCCACGAGGCCGCACTGTACGGCAAGACCGAGGTGGTGCGGCTGCTTCTGGAG GGAGGTGTGGACGTGAACATCCGGAATACGTATAACCAGACGGCGCTGGACATAGTGAATCAGTTCACCACCTCCCAGGCCAGCCGGGAAATCAAGCAGCTACTGCGGG AGGCCTCAGGGATCCTGAAGGTCCGAGCGCTCAAGGATTTCTGGAACCTCCACGATCCCACTGCTCTCAATGTCCGGGCAGGGGATGTCATCACG GTCCTAGAACAGCATCCCGACGGCCGCTGGAAGGGCCACATCCACGAGAGCCAGAGGGGTACAGACCGCATAGGCTACTTCCCCCCGGGCATCGTCGAGGTGGTCAGCAAGCGGGTGGGCGTCCCTGCAGCCCGCCTCCCCTCCGCACCCACGCCCCTGCGCCCAGGCTTCTCCCGGACACCGCAGCCTCCTGCTGAAGAACCCCCGCACCCTCTTACCTACAGCCAGCTTCCTCGGGTGGGCCTCAGCCCAGACAGCCCAG CAGGTGACAGGAATAGCGTGGGCAGTGAGGGCAGTGTGGGCAGCATCCGCAGTGCTGGCAGCGGCCAGAGCTCTGAGGGCACTAACGGCCATGGCCCTGGCCTCCTGATTGAGAATGCCCAG CCACTGCCCTCTGCCGGAGAGGACCAGGTGCTGCCAGGACTCCACCCACCGTCCCTGGCAG ACAACCTGAGCCACCGCCCTCTGGCCAACTGCCGCTCTGGGGAGCAGATCTTCACCCAGGACGTGCGGCCAGAACAGCTGCTGGAGGGGAAG GACGCGCAGGCCATTCATAACTGGCTAAGCGAGTTCCAGCTGGAGGGCTACACTGCCCACTTTCTGCAGGCCGGCTATGATGTGCCTACCATCAGCCGCATGACACCTGAG GACCTGACGGCCATCGGGGTGACCAAGCCTGGGCACAGGAAGAAGATCGCCTCAGAGATCGCTCAGCTCAGCATCGCCGAGTGGCTGCCCAGCTACATCCCA ACGGACCTGCTGGAGTGGCTGTGTGCACTGGGGCTGCCGCAGTACCACAAGCAGCTGGTGAGCAGCGGCTACGACTCCATGGGGCTGGTGGCCGACCTCACCTGGGAAGAGCTGCAGGAGATTGGGGTCAACAAGCTCG GGCATCAGAAGAAGCTCATGCTGGGGGTGAAGCGGCTGGCGGAGCTTCGGCGGGGCCTGCTACAGGGGGAGGCCCTCAGCGAAGGCGGGCGCCGGCTGGCCAAGGGTCCGGAGCTGATGGCCATCGAGGGACTAGAGAACGGAGAAGGCCCAGCTACGGCCGGCCCACGGCTCCTCACCTTCCAGGGCAGCGAACTAAGCCCAGAGCTACAGGCGGCCATGGCAGGGGGTGGCCCTGAACCACTCCCCCTCCCACCCGCCCGCTCTCCCAGCCAGGAGAGCATCGGGGCACGCTCACAGGGGTCTGGCCACTCACAGGAACAGCCTGCCCCACAGCCCAGCGGTGGAGATCCCAGCACCCCCCAGGAGAGGAACCTTCCAGAGGGCACAGAACGGCCCCCTAAGCTTTGTGCCTCACTTCCTGGCCAAGGACCCCCACCCTATGTTTTTATGTACCCCCAGGGCTCACCCTCTAGCCCGGCCCCAGGGCCACCTCCTGGCGCACCCTGGGCCTTCTCCTACTTGGCCGGGCCCCCTGCCACTCCCCCAGACCCGCCTCGACCTAAGCGCCGGTCCCACAGCCTAAGCCGCCCTGGCCCCACAGAGGGGGATGCTGAGGGGGAGGCCGAAGGGCCGGTGGGCAGCACCCTGGGCAGTTACGCTACCCTTACCCGGCGGCCAGGACGCAGTGCCCTTGTCCGGACCAGTCCTAGCGTGACCCCAACCCCAGCTCGGGGGACTCCTCGCAGCCAGTCCTTTGCCCTGCGGGCCCGGCGCAAaggccccccgcccccgccccccaagCGCCTCAGCTCCGTCTCTGGCCCCAGCCCGGAGCCACCTCCACTAGATGGGAGCCCAGGGCCCAAGGAAGGGGCCACAGGGCCCCGAAGGCGAACACTGAGTGAACCTGCTGGCCCCTCAGAGCCCCCTGGCCCACCTGCCCCGGCTGGGCCCGCGTCAGACACGGAGGAGGAAGAGCCAGGCCCCGAGGGGACGCCCCCATCTCGGGGCAGCTCTGGGGAAGGGCTGCCGTTTGCAGAGGAAGGGAACCTGACCATCAAACAGCGCCCGAAGCCCGCTGGCCCCCCGCCCCGAGAGACACCCGTGCCCCCCGGCCTCGATTTCAACCTCACGGAATCAGACACTGTTAAGCGGAGGCCCAAGTGCCGGGAGAGAGAGCCGCTGCAGACCGCACTGCTGGCCTTCGGAGTGGCCGGTGCCACGCCTGGCCCCGCTGCCCCCCTGCCTTCCCCAACTCCTGGCGAGTCTCCTCCAGCTTCTAGCCTTCCCCAGCCCGAGCCCAGCAGCCTTCCAGCCCAAGGAGTTCCAACCCCCCTTGCTCCCAGCCCCGCCATGCAGCCTCCAGTGCCGCCCTGCCCAGGGCCAGGTCTGGAAAGCTCAGCAGCTAGTCGGTGGAATGGGGAGACAGAACCCCCGGCCGCCCCTGCTGCCCTCCTCAAGGTGCCCGGAGCAG GAACAGCCCCCAAGCCTGTGTCGGTGGCCTGCACCCAGCTGGCATTTTCTGGCCCTAAGCTAGCGCCCCGGCTCGGCCCCCGCCCGGTGCCTCCTCCACGGCCTGAGAGCACTGGGACTGTGGGCCCAGGCCAGGCCCAGCAGAGACTGGAGCAGACCAGCTCGTCCCTGGCAGCTGCACTGAGAGCCGCAGAGAAGAGCATTGGCACCAAGGAGCAAGAGGG CGCCCCCAGCGCCTCCACCAAGCACATTCTGGATGACATCAGCACCATGTTCGACGCCCTGGCTGACCAGCTGGACGCCATGCTGGACTGA
- the CASKIN2 gene encoding caskin-2 isoform X2 → MGREQDLILAVKNGDVTGVQKLVAKVKATKTKLLGSTKRLNVNYQDADGFSALHHAALGGSLELIALLLEAQATVDIKDSNGMRPLHYAAWQGRLEPVKLLLRASAAVNAASLDGQIPLHLAAQYGHYEVSEMLLQHQSNPCLVNKAKKTPLDLACEFGRLKVAQLLLNSHLCVALLEGEAKDPCDPNYTTPLHLAAKNGHREVIRQLLRAGIEINRQTKTGTALHEAALYGKTEVVRLLLEGGVDVNIRNTYNQTALDIVNQFTTSQASREIKQLLREASGILKVRALKDFWNLHDPTALNVRAGDVITVLEQHPDGRWKGHIHESQRGTDRIGYFPPGIVEVVSKRVGVPAARLPSAPTPLRPGFSRTPQPPAEEPPHPLTYSQLPRVGLSPDSPAGDRNSVGSEGSVGSIRSAGSGQSSEGTNGHGPGLLIENAQPLPSAGEDQVLPGLHPPSLADNLSHRPLANCRSGEQIFTQDVRPEQLLEGKDAQAIHNWLSEFQLEGYTAHFLQAGYDVPTISRMTPEDLTAIGVTKPGHRKKIASEIAQLSIAEWLPSYIPTDLLEWLCALGLPQYHKQLVSSGYDSMGLVADLTWEELQEIGVNKLGHQKKLMLGVKRLAELRRGLLQGEALSEGGRRLAKGPELMAIEGLENGEGPATAGPRLLTFQGSELSPELQAAMAGGGPEPLPLPPARSPSQESIGARSQGSGHSQEQPAPQPSGGDPSTPQERNLPEGTERPPKLCASLPGQGPPPYVFMYPQGSPSSPAPGPPPGAPWAFSYLAGPPATPPDPPRPKRRSHSLSRPGPTEGDAEGEAEGPVGSTLGSYATLTRRPGRSALVRTSPSVTPTPARGTPRSQSFALRARRKGPPPPPPKRLSSVSGPSPEPPPLDGSPGPKEGATGPRRRTLSEPAGPSEPPGPPAPAGPASDTEEEEPGPEGTPPSRGSSGEGLPFAEEGNLTIKQRPKPAGPPPRETPVPPGLDFNLTESDTVKRRPKCREREPLQTALLAFGVAGATPGPAAPLPSPTPGESPPASSLPQPEPSSLPAQGVPTPLAPSPAMQPPVPPCPGPGLESSAASRWNGETEPPAAPAALLKVPGAGTAPKPVSVACTQLAFSGPKLAPRLGPRPVPPPRPESTGTVGPGQAQQRLEQTSSSLAAALRAAEKSIGTKEQEGAPSASTKHILDDISTMFDALADQLDAMLD, encoded by the exons AGCTCCTGGGCTCCACAAAGAGGCTCAACGTGAACTACCAGGATGCTGATGG ATTCTCTGCCCTCCACCACGCGGCTTTGGGGGGCAGCCTGGAGCTCATAGCCTTGCTGCTAGAGGCTCAGGCCACTGTTGACATCAAGGACAGCAATG GCATGCGCCCGCTGCACTACGCAGCCTGGCAGGGCCGGCTGGAGCCTGTGAAGCTGCTGCTGCGCGCCTCTGCGGCCGTCAATGCCGCCTCGCTGGACGGACAGATCCCCCTGCACCTGGCGGCACAGTATGGACATTATGAGGTG TCAGAAATGCTCCTCCAGCATCAGTCCAACCCATGCCTGGTCAACAAGGCCAAGAAGACGCCCCTGGACCTGGCCTGTGAATTTGGCCGACTCAAG GTGGCCCAGCTGCTTCTCAACAGCCACTTATGTGTGGCACTGCTGGAGGGCGAGGCCAAAGACCCATGTGACCCCAACTACACCACGCCCCTGCACTTGGCTGCCAAGAATGGCCACAGAGAAGTCATCAG GCAGCTCCTGAGAGCTGGGATCGAGATCAACCGCCAGACCAAGACGGGGACGGCGCTCCACGAGGCCGCACTGTACGGCAAGACCGAGGTGGTGCGGCTGCTTCTGGAG GGAGGTGTGGACGTGAACATCCGGAATACGTATAACCAGACGGCGCTGGACATAGTGAATCAGTTCACCACCTCCCAGGCCAGCCGGGAAATCAAGCAGCTACTGCGGG AGGCCTCAGGGATCCTGAAGGTCCGAGCGCTCAAGGATTTCTGGAACCTCCACGATCCCACTGCTCTCAATGTCCGGGCAGGGGATGTCATCACG GTCCTAGAACAGCATCCCGACGGCCGCTGGAAGGGCCACATCCACGAGAGCCAGAGGGGTACAGACCGCATAGGCTACTTCCCCCCGGGCATCGTCGAGGTGGTCAGCAAGCGGGTGGGCGTCCCTGCAGCCCGCCTCCCCTCCGCACCCACGCCCCTGCGCCCAGGCTTCTCCCGGACACCGCAGCCTCCTGCTGAAGAACCCCCGCACCCTCTTACCTACAGCCAGCTTCCTCGGGTGGGCCTCAGCCCAGACAGCCCAG CAGGTGACAGGAATAGCGTGGGCAGTGAGGGCAGTGTGGGCAGCATCCGCAGTGCTGGCAGCGGCCAGAGCTCTGAGGGCACTAACGGCCATGGCCCTGGCCTCCTGATTGAGAATGCCCAG CCACTGCCCTCTGCCGGAGAGGACCAGGTGCTGCCAGGACTCCACCCACCGTCCCTGGCAG ACAACCTGAGCCACCGCCCTCTGGCCAACTGCCGCTCTGGGGAGCAGATCTTCACCCAGGACGTGCGGCCAGAACAGCTGCTGGAGGGGAAG GACGCGCAGGCCATTCATAACTGGCTAAGCGAGTTCCAGCTGGAGGGCTACACTGCCCACTTTCTGCAGGCCGGCTATGATGTGCCTACCATCAGCCGCATGACACCTGAG GACCTGACGGCCATCGGGGTGACCAAGCCTGGGCACAGGAAGAAGATCGCCTCAGAGATCGCTCAGCTCAGCATCGCCGAGTGGCTGCCCAGCTACATCCCA ACGGACCTGCTGGAGTGGCTGTGTGCACTGGGGCTGCCGCAGTACCACAAGCAGCTGGTGAGCAGCGGCTACGACTCCATGGGGCTGGTGGCCGACCTCACCTGGGAAGAGCTGCAGGAGATTGGGGTCAACAAGCTCG GGCATCAGAAGAAGCTCATGCTGGGGGTGAAGCGGCTGGCGGAGCTTCGGCGGGGCCTGCTACAGGGGGAGGCCCTCAGCGAAGGCGGGCGCCGGCTGGCCAAGGGTCCGGAGCTGATGGCCATCGAGGGACTAGAGAACGGAGAAGGCCCAGCTACGGCCGGCCCACGGCTCCTCACCTTCCAGGGCAGCGAACTAAGCCCAGAGCTACAGGCGGCCATGGCAGGGGGTGGCCCTGAACCACTCCCCCTCCCACCCGCCCGCTCTCCCAGCCAGGAGAGCATCGGGGCACGCTCACAGGGGTCTGGCCACTCACAGGAACAGCCTGCCCCACAGCCCAGCGGTGGAGATCCCAGCACCCCCCAGGAGAGGAACCTTCCAGAGGGCACAGAACGGCCCCCTAAGCTTTGTGCCTCACTTCCTGGCCAAGGACCCCCACCCTATGTTTTTATGTACCCCCAGGGCTCACCCTCTAGCCCGGCCCCAGGGCCACCTCCTGGCGCACCCTGGGCCTTCTCCTACTTGGCCGGGCCCCCTGCCACTCCCCCAGACCCGCCTCGACCTAAGCGCCGGTCCCACAGCCTAAGCCGCCCTGGCCCCACAGAGGGGGATGCTGAGGGGGAGGCCGAAGGGCCGGTGGGCAGCACCCTGGGCAGTTACGCTACCCTTACCCGGCGGCCAGGACGCAGTGCCCTTGTCCGGACCAGTCCTAGCGTGACCCCAACCCCAGCTCGGGGGACTCCTCGCAGCCAGTCCTTTGCCCTGCGGGCCCGGCGCAAaggccccccgcccccgccccccaagCGCCTCAGCTCCGTCTCTGGCCCCAGCCCGGAGCCACCTCCACTAGATGGGAGCCCAGGGCCCAAGGAAGGGGCCACAGGGCCCCGAAGGCGAACACTGAGTGAACCTGCTGGCCCCTCAGAGCCCCCTGGCCCACCTGCCCCGGCTGGGCCCGCGTCAGACACGGAGGAGGAAGAGCCAGGCCCCGAGGGGACGCCCCCATCTCGGGGCAGCTCTGGGGAAGGGCTGCCGTTTGCAGAGGAAGGGAACCTGACCATCAAACAGCGCCCGAAGCCCGCTGGCCCCCCGCCCCGAGAGACACCCGTGCCCCCCGGCCTCGATTTCAACCTCACGGAATCAGACACTGTTAAGCGGAGGCCCAAGTGCCGGGAGAGAGAGCCGCTGCAGACCGCACTGCTGGCCTTCGGAGTGGCCGGTGCCACGCCTGGCCCCGCTGCCCCCCTGCCTTCCCCAACTCCTGGCGAGTCTCCTCCAGCTTCTAGCCTTCCCCAGCCCGAGCCCAGCAGCCTTCCAGCCCAAGGAGTTCCAACCCCCCTTGCTCCCAGCCCCGCCATGCAGCCTCCAGTGCCGCCCTGCCCAGGGCCAGGTCTGGAAAGCTCAGCAGCTAGTCGGTGGAATGGGGAGACAGAACCCCCGGCCGCCCCTGCTGCCCTCCTCAAGGTGCCCGGAGCAG GAACAGCCCCCAAGCCTGTGTCGGTGGCCTGCACCCAGCTGGCATTTTCTGGCCCTAAGCTAGCGCCCCGGCTCGGCCCCCGCCCGGTGCCTCCTCCACGGCCTGAGAGCACTGGGACTGTGGGCCCAGGCCAGGCCCAGCAGAGACTGGAGCAGACCAGCTCGTCCCTGGCAGCTGCACTGAGAGCCGCAGAGAAGAGCATTGGCACCAAGGAGCAAGAGGG CGCCCCCAGCGCCTCCACCAAGCACATTCTGGATGACATCAGCACCATGTTCGACGCCCTGGCTGACCAGCTGGACGCCATGCTGGACTGA
- the CASKIN2 gene encoding caskin-2 isoform X3, which produces MRPLHYAAWQGRLEPVKLLLRASAAVNAASLDGQIPLHLAAQYGHYEVSEMLLQHQSNPCLVNKAKKTPLDLACEFGRLKVAQLLLNSHLCVALLEGEAKDPCDPNYTTPLHLAAKNGHREVIRPPAVSTRSCPTSLVTPPVHCRQLLRAGIEINRQTKTGTALHEAALYGKTEVVRLLLEGGVDVNIRNTYNQTALDIVNQFTTSQASREIKQLLREASGILKVRALKDFWNLHDPTALNVRAGDVITVLEQHPDGRWKGHIHESQRGTDRIGYFPPGIVEVVSKRVGVPAARLPSAPTPLRPGFSRTPQPPAEEPPHPLTYSQLPRVGLSPDSPAGDRNSVGSEGSVGSIRSAGSGQSSEGTNGHGPGLLIENAQPLPSAGEDQVLPGLHPPSLADNLSHRPLANCRSGEQIFTQDVRPEQLLEGKDAQAIHNWLSEFQLEGYTAHFLQAGYDVPTISRMTPEDLTAIGVTKPGHRKKIASEIAQLSIAEWLPSYIPTDLLEWLCALGLPQYHKQLVSSGYDSMGLVADLTWEELQEIGVNKLGHQKKLMLGVKRLAELRRGLLQGEALSEGGRRLAKGPELMAIEGLENGEGPATAGPRLLTFQGSELSPELQAAMAGGGPEPLPLPPARSPSQESIGARSQGSGHSQEQPAPQPSGGDPSTPQERNLPEGTERPPKLCASLPGQGPPPYVFMYPQGSPSSPAPGPPPGAPWAFSYLAGPPATPPDPPRPKRRSHSLSRPGPTEGDAEGEAEGPVGSTLGSYATLTRRPGRSALVRTSPSVTPTPARGTPRSQSFALRARRKGPPPPPPKRLSSVSGPSPEPPPLDGSPGPKEGATGPRRRTLSEPAGPSEPPGPPAPAGPASDTEEEEPGPEGTPPSRGSSGEGLPFAEEGNLTIKQRPKPAGPPPRETPVPPGLDFNLTESDTVKRRPKCREREPLQTALLAFGVAGATPGPAAPLPSPTPGESPPASSLPQPEPSSLPAQGVPTPLAPSPAMQPPVPPCPGPGLESSAASRWNGETEPPAAPAALLKVPGAGTAPKPVSVACTQLAFSGPKLAPRLGPRPVPPPRPESTGTVGPGQAQQRLEQTSSSLAAALRAAEKSIGTKEQEGAPSASTKHILDDISTMFDALADQLDAMLD; this is translated from the exons ATGCGCCCGCTGCACTACGCAGCCTGGCAGGGCCGGCTGGAGCCTGTGAAGCTGCTGCTGCGCGCCTCTGCGGCCGTCAATGCCGCCTCGCTGGACGGACAGATCCCCCTGCACCTGGCGGCACAGTATGGACATTATGAGGTG TCAGAAATGCTCCTCCAGCATCAGTCCAACCCATGCCTGGTCAACAAGGCCAAGAAGACGCCCCTGGACCTGGCCTGTGAATTTGGCCGACTCAAG GTGGCCCAGCTGCTTCTCAACAGCCACTTATGTGTGGCACTGCTGGAGGGCGAGGCCAAAGACCCATGTGACCCCAACTACACCACGCCCCTGCACTTGGCTGCCAAGAATGGCCACAGAGAAGTCATCAG gccccCAGCAGTCAGCACCCGCTCCTGCCCCACCTCCCTCGTGACTCCCCCCGTCCACTGCAGGCAGCTCCTGAGAGCTGGGATCGAGATCAACCGCCAGACCAAGACGGGGACGGCGCTCCACGAGGCCGCACTGTACGGCAAGACCGAGGTGGTGCGGCTGCTTCTGGAG GGAGGTGTGGACGTGAACATCCGGAATACGTATAACCAGACGGCGCTGGACATAGTGAATCAGTTCACCACCTCCCAGGCCAGCCGGGAAATCAAGCAGCTACTGCGGG AGGCCTCAGGGATCCTGAAGGTCCGAGCGCTCAAGGATTTCTGGAACCTCCACGATCCCACTGCTCTCAATGTCCGGGCAGGGGATGTCATCACG GTCCTAGAACAGCATCCCGACGGCCGCTGGAAGGGCCACATCCACGAGAGCCAGAGGGGTACAGACCGCATAGGCTACTTCCCCCCGGGCATCGTCGAGGTGGTCAGCAAGCGGGTGGGCGTCCCTGCAGCCCGCCTCCCCTCCGCACCCACGCCCCTGCGCCCAGGCTTCTCCCGGACACCGCAGCCTCCTGCTGAAGAACCCCCGCACCCTCTTACCTACAGCCAGCTTCCTCGGGTGGGCCTCAGCCCAGACAGCCCAG CAGGTGACAGGAATAGCGTGGGCAGTGAGGGCAGTGTGGGCAGCATCCGCAGTGCTGGCAGCGGCCAGAGCTCTGAGGGCACTAACGGCCATGGCCCTGGCCTCCTGATTGAGAATGCCCAG CCACTGCCCTCTGCCGGAGAGGACCAGGTGCTGCCAGGACTCCACCCACCGTCCCTGGCAG ACAACCTGAGCCACCGCCCTCTGGCCAACTGCCGCTCTGGGGAGCAGATCTTCACCCAGGACGTGCGGCCAGAACAGCTGCTGGAGGGGAAG GACGCGCAGGCCATTCATAACTGGCTAAGCGAGTTCCAGCTGGAGGGCTACACTGCCCACTTTCTGCAGGCCGGCTATGATGTGCCTACCATCAGCCGCATGACACCTGAG GACCTGACGGCCATCGGGGTGACCAAGCCTGGGCACAGGAAGAAGATCGCCTCAGAGATCGCTCAGCTCAGCATCGCCGAGTGGCTGCCCAGCTACATCCCA ACGGACCTGCTGGAGTGGCTGTGTGCACTGGGGCTGCCGCAGTACCACAAGCAGCTGGTGAGCAGCGGCTACGACTCCATGGGGCTGGTGGCCGACCTCACCTGGGAAGAGCTGCAGGAGATTGGGGTCAACAAGCTCG GGCATCAGAAGAAGCTCATGCTGGGGGTGAAGCGGCTGGCGGAGCTTCGGCGGGGCCTGCTACAGGGGGAGGCCCTCAGCGAAGGCGGGCGCCGGCTGGCCAAGGGTCCGGAGCTGATGGCCATCGAGGGACTAGAGAACGGAGAAGGCCCAGCTACGGCCGGCCCACGGCTCCTCACCTTCCAGGGCAGCGAACTAAGCCCAGAGCTACAGGCGGCCATGGCAGGGGGTGGCCCTGAACCACTCCCCCTCCCACCCGCCCGCTCTCCCAGCCAGGAGAGCATCGGGGCACGCTCACAGGGGTCTGGCCACTCACAGGAACAGCCTGCCCCACAGCCCAGCGGTGGAGATCCCAGCACCCCCCAGGAGAGGAACCTTCCAGAGGGCACAGAACGGCCCCCTAAGCTTTGTGCCTCACTTCCTGGCCAAGGACCCCCACCCTATGTTTTTATGTACCCCCAGGGCTCACCCTCTAGCCCGGCCCCAGGGCCACCTCCTGGCGCACCCTGGGCCTTCTCCTACTTGGCCGGGCCCCCTGCCACTCCCCCAGACCCGCCTCGACCTAAGCGCCGGTCCCACAGCCTAAGCCGCCCTGGCCCCACAGAGGGGGATGCTGAGGGGGAGGCCGAAGGGCCGGTGGGCAGCACCCTGGGCAGTTACGCTACCCTTACCCGGCGGCCAGGACGCAGTGCCCTTGTCCGGACCAGTCCTAGCGTGACCCCAACCCCAGCTCGGGGGACTCCTCGCAGCCAGTCCTTTGCCCTGCGGGCCCGGCGCAAaggccccccgcccccgccccccaagCGCCTCAGCTCCGTCTCTGGCCCCAGCCCGGAGCCACCTCCACTAGATGGGAGCCCAGGGCCCAAGGAAGGGGCCACAGGGCCCCGAAGGCGAACACTGAGTGAACCTGCTGGCCCCTCAGAGCCCCCTGGCCCACCTGCCCCGGCTGGGCCCGCGTCAGACACGGAGGAGGAAGAGCCAGGCCCCGAGGGGACGCCCCCATCTCGGGGCAGCTCTGGGGAAGGGCTGCCGTTTGCAGAGGAAGGGAACCTGACCATCAAACAGCGCCCGAAGCCCGCTGGCCCCCCGCCCCGAGAGACACCCGTGCCCCCCGGCCTCGATTTCAACCTCACGGAATCAGACACTGTTAAGCGGAGGCCCAAGTGCCGGGAGAGAGAGCCGCTGCAGACCGCACTGCTGGCCTTCGGAGTGGCCGGTGCCACGCCTGGCCCCGCTGCCCCCCTGCCTTCCCCAACTCCTGGCGAGTCTCCTCCAGCTTCTAGCCTTCCCCAGCCCGAGCCCAGCAGCCTTCCAGCCCAAGGAGTTCCAACCCCCCTTGCTCCCAGCCCCGCCATGCAGCCTCCAGTGCCGCCCTGCCCAGGGCCAGGTCTGGAAAGCTCAGCAGCTAGTCGGTGGAATGGGGAGACAGAACCCCCGGCCGCCCCTGCTGCCCTCCTCAAGGTGCCCGGAGCAG GAACAGCCCCCAAGCCTGTGTCGGTGGCCTGCACCCAGCTGGCATTTTCTGGCCCTAAGCTAGCGCCCCGGCTCGGCCCCCGCCCGGTGCCTCCTCCACGGCCTGAGAGCACTGGGACTGTGGGCCCAGGCCAGGCCCAGCAGAGACTGGAGCAGACCAGCTCGTCCCTGGCAGCTGCACTGAGAGCCGCAGAGAAGAGCATTGGCACCAAGGAGCAAGAGGG CGCCCCCAGCGCCTCCACCAAGCACATTCTGGATGACATCAGCACCATGTTCGACGCCCTGGCTGACCAGCTGGACGCCATGCTGGACTGA